A portion of the Chlamydia avium 10DC88 genome contains these proteins:
- the tig gene encoding trigger factor, which translates to MSRNFSNEQFSISLEEQPGCNVISVVKVSAPLVKKLQDQAIKKIKKEVSLPGFRKGKAPSATILSRYPSQVSRELNQLLVKEAYQALSSVGDRPPLSPKAIKSTSIVKVDINEGGQIDFTYEAFPVIPHIPWDKLPDIEEPQEKEITEEEIQAGLTNISYFFATKTPVTRPSQEGDFISLSLHVTKQGEDTSRPIFENRYFKLCKEDMSDAFRERFLGIVAGDRVTETIASKEIQSFLNGDLLIFTINAVIEVVTPELDDEKARQLQAESLDDLTKKLRIQLENQAKDKRNQQLFANAENALATIIDFDLPSSMLAERIEMFSREKLLNTRLVQYCSDEELETKKADLLKEAEAEAIKTLKLFFLTNKIFSDEKLVISREELQHMMDICSRERFGMQPPKNISNEILQELVIAARDRLTYHKALEKVLSKAKEYVATT; encoded by the coding sequence GTGTCTCGAAATTTTTCTAACGAGCAATTCTCCATTAGTCTAGAAGAACAACCAGGATGTAATGTTATATCCGTGGTGAAGGTCTCGGCTCCACTCGTAAAAAAACTTCAAGATCAAGCCATAAAAAAGATCAAAAAAGAAGTTTCTCTCCCAGGGTTTCGCAAAGGAAAGGCACCCAGCGCAACAATTCTTTCTCGCTACCCAAGTCAGGTAAGTAGAGAATTAAATCAATTGTTAGTTAAGGAAGCATATCAAGCTCTATCTTCCGTAGGAGATCGTCCTCCACTCTCTCCCAAAGCAATCAAATCGACATCTATAGTTAAAGTCGATATAAACGAGGGAGGACAGATAGATTTTACTTATGAAGCTTTCCCTGTAATTCCTCATATTCCTTGGGACAAATTACCTGATATTGAGGAACCACAGGAAAAGGAAATCACCGAAGAAGAAATACAAGCAGGCCTAACGAATATTTCTTATTTCTTTGCTACAAAAACTCCCGTAACACGTCCTTCTCAAGAAGGAGATTTCATCTCACTGTCTCTTCATGTGACAAAGCAAGGAGAAGACACCTCTAGACCTATCTTTGAAAATAGATACTTCAAGCTTTGCAAAGAAGATATGTCTGACGCTTTTCGAGAAAGATTTTTAGGTATTGTAGCCGGAGACCGTGTTACAGAAACGATTGCATCAAAAGAGATTCAATCTTTCCTTAATGGAGATCTTTTAATATTTACTATAAATGCAGTAATTGAAGTTGTGACACCAGAACTCGATGATGAAAAAGCAAGGCAATTACAGGCAGAATCCCTAGACGATTTAACCAAGAAGCTCCGCATTCAATTAGAAAATCAAGCAAAAGATAAGCGAAATCAACAACTCTTTGCTAATGCGGAAAATGCTCTTGCCACTATCATTGATTTTGATCTCCCCTCATCAATGCTTGCGGAACGCATTGAAATGTTCTCAAGAGAAAAATTATTAAATACCCGCCTAGTTCAATATTGCTCCGATGAAGAGTTAGAAACTAAGAAAGCTGATTTGCTCAAGGAAGCAGAAGCAGAAGCTATAAAAACATTAAAACTCTTTTTCTTAACTAACAAGATATTCTCAGATGAGAAGCTTGTGATTAGCCGTGAAGAACTTCAACATATGATGGATATATGTTCGCGAGAACGCTTCGGCATGCAACCTCCAAAAAATATTTCTAATGAAATTTTGCAAGAATTAGTCATTGCTGCTCGTGATCGTCTGACATACCATAAAGCTTTAGAAAAAGTTCTTTCTAAAGCTAAAGAATATGTAGCGACGACATAA